A genome region from Chthoniobacterales bacterium includes the following:
- the galB gene encoding beta-galactosidase GalB encodes MRIFNLLVVAGLACLSSIHASSSERISLNAGWRFQKGDPSGVGDALSYDKIKDWLLPTGNSFTKPEEAKKRPDGNLGGQIEYTQTGFNDSGWRQLNLPHDWGIEGPFDQSLPGETGKLPWSGVGWYRKHFQVDAENIPAQKYYLDIDGAMSYSSVWCNGKFVGGWPYGYASYRLDLTPYIKSGTDNVLAIRLDNPPESSRWYPGGGIYRNVWLVKTQPVHVAQWGTFVDASSSDIKVQTTLRNDSAEEVVCSLTSTVMDAGKAHGAVTEPTIKIAAGEEKTVSQTIPLARGSAFVRLWSLKDPYLYKLVSQVTSDGRSLDIYETNFGIRKVEFTADKGLQINGQQVKIQGVCQHHDLGALGSAINVRALERQIQILKEMGCNAIRTSHNPPAPELLDLCDRMGMLVMDEFVDCWVKQKKPNGYNQIFAEWAERDVRAFVRRDRNHPSVILWSIGNEIPEQSASEGPAMEKQLSAYVRMEDPTRPTTIGVSDTKGGYNGFQTGVDIFGYNYKPGEYKKFREANPAIPLFGSETSSTISSRGEYFFPVTDKKGEGKSDFQMSSYDLYAPGWATLPDWEFKGQDQNPFVAGEFVWTGFDYLGEPTPYNGDSTNLLNYHTPEAKAAAEKELKEMGKIKVPSRSSYFGIVDLAGFKKDRFYLYQSRWKPELPMAHILPHWNWTGREGEVTPVHVYTSGDEAELFLNGKSLGRKKKAEFEYRLRWDDVKYEAGELKVVAYKGGKEWARDIVKTTGPAAKLLLQPDRTAIQADGNDLSFVTLTVADAEGKLVPQTHNSIQFEVEGPGEIVATDNGDATDQVVFSSHERKAFNGLALVIVRAQPGAAEPIRLRAKSEGLPVVETILTPVK; translated from the coding sequence ATGCGCATTTTCAACCTTCTAGTTGTTGCAGGTCTGGCCTGCCTGTCTTCTATTCATGCCTCCTCCAGTGAGCGCATCTCTCTCAACGCTGGCTGGCGTTTTCAAAAAGGTGATCCTTCCGGTGTCGGCGACGCGCTGAGTTACGACAAAATCAAGGACTGGCTGCTGCCCACGGGGAATTCGTTCACCAAACCCGAGGAAGCCAAAAAACGTCCCGATGGTAATCTCGGCGGCCAGATCGAATACACCCAGACTGGGTTCAACGACAGCGGCTGGCGGCAATTAAACCTCCCGCACGACTGGGGCATCGAAGGTCCTTTTGATCAGAGTCTTCCTGGCGAAACCGGCAAGCTCCCTTGGTCCGGCGTTGGCTGGTATCGCAAACATTTCCAAGTCGATGCCGAAAATATACCGGCGCAAAAATACTACCTCGATATCGACGGAGCCATGTCTTACTCCAGCGTTTGGTGCAATGGAAAATTCGTCGGTGGCTGGCCTTATGGTTACGCCTCCTACCGTCTCGACCTCACTCCTTATATCAAGTCTGGCACTGACAATGTGCTCGCGATTCGGTTGGATAACCCGCCGGAATCCTCCCGATGGTATCCCGGCGGCGGCATTTACCGAAACGTCTGGTTGGTGAAAACCCAGCCAGTGCATGTGGCCCAATGGGGCACCTTCGTGGATGCGAGCAGTTCCGACATCAAAGTGCAGACCACCTTGCGCAACGACTCAGCCGAGGAGGTGGTTTGCAGCCTGACTTCCACTGTGATGGACGCGGGAAAAGCCCACGGTGCAGTGACTGAGCCAACGATCAAGATCGCTGCCGGCGAGGAGAAAACCGTCTCCCAAACGATTCCCCTCGCCCGAGGTTCGGCCTTTGTGCGGCTGTGGTCGCTGAAGGATCCGTATCTCTACAAACTGGTCTCGCAAGTCACCAGCGACGGACGTTCTTTGGACATCTACGAGACCAACTTTGGCATCCGCAAAGTGGAGTTTACAGCGGACAAAGGTCTGCAGATCAATGGCCAGCAGGTTAAAATCCAAGGCGTCTGCCAGCATCACGATCTGGGAGCGCTTGGCAGTGCCATCAACGTGCGTGCCCTGGAGCGCCAAATCCAGATCCTCAAGGAAATGGGGTGCAACGCTATTCGCACCAGCCACAATCCACCTGCACCCGAATTGCTCGACCTCTGCGATCGAATGGGAATGCTCGTCATGGACGAGTTTGTTGATTGCTGGGTCAAGCAAAAGAAACCCAATGGCTACAACCAGATCTTTGCCGAGTGGGCCGAGCGGGATGTGCGCGCTTTCGTTCGCCGCGACCGCAATCATCCGTCGGTGATCCTCTGGAGCATCGGCAACGAAATCCCCGAGCAAAGCGCATCCGAGGGGCCAGCGATGGAGAAACAACTTTCCGCCTATGTTCGCATGGAGGATCCCACACGGCCCACGACCATCGGCGTGAGCGACACCAAGGGCGGTTATAATGGATTCCAGACCGGCGTGGATATTTTTGGCTACAACTACAAACCGGGCGAATACAAAAAATTCCGCGAGGCCAATCCGGCCATCCCGCTTTTTGGGAGCGAGACATCGTCCACGATCAGTTCGCGGGGCGAATATTTCTTTCCGGTGACCGACAAAAAAGGCGAGGGAAAATCGGACTTTCAGATGAGTTCCTACGACCTGTACGCGCCTGGCTGGGCGACACTGCCCGACTGGGAATTCAAGGGCCAGGACCAGAATCCATTTGTCGCAGGTGAGTTTGTATGGACGGGTTTCGATTACCTCGGAGAGCCCACTCCGTACAACGGCGACAGCACGAATTTACTAAATTATCACACGCCAGAGGCCAAGGCCGCAGCGGAAAAAGAACTGAAGGAAATGGGCAAAATCAAAGTCCCGTCTCGCAGTTCCTATTTCGGAATCGTGGACTTGGCGGGATTCAAAAAAGACCGGTTTTACCTCTATCAATCCCGCTGGAAGCCGGAGCTGCCGATGGCGCATATTCTTCCGCATTGGAATTGGACCGGACGCGAGGGCGAGGTCACCCCGGTGCATGTTTACACCTCGGGAGATGAGGCGGAGTTGTTCTTGAATGGAAAATCGCTCGGACGCAAAAAGAAGGCGGAGTTTGAATATCGCCTGCGCTGGGACGACGTAAAATACGAGGCTGGCGAGTTGAAGGTCGTCGCTTACAAAGGCGGCAAAGAGTGGGCGCGGGACATCGTGAAAACGACCGGCCCGGCGGCAAAACTTCTCCTCCAGCCGGATCGGACTGCGATCCAGGCGGACGGAAATGATTTGTCCTTCGTGACTCTCACCGTTGCCGACGCCGAGGGAAAGCTGGTGCCGCAAACGCACAACTCGATTCAATTTGAAGTCGAGGGCCCTGGTGAAATAGTGGCCACGGACAACGGCGACGCCACGGATCAGGTGGTGTTTTCCTCCCATGAACGCAAAGCCTTCAACGGCCTCGCGCTCGTCATCGTTCGCGCCCAGCCCGGCGCGGCGGAACCGATACGACTGCGAGCCAAATCAGAAGGTTTGCCAGTTGTGGAGACGATTCTAACTCCAGTGAAGTGA
- a CDS encoding autotransporter-associated beta strand repeat-containing protein: protein MGISYWTQSRAATLTWTGAAGNGSIFSSGNWNPAQVPVTGDALIFSGTSSLAADAGSTALTVATLNFDATAGAFVLNGTNTLKLTAAGGITTSSRTAETLNPNILLGIAQTWTSNTSGNLVINGSVANGGYLLTLAGAGLTTINGIISGSGGLTKSSTGVGTLQLNGANTYAGNTSLGSGLTQIGNNSALGTGILTFASSTTKIEAIGGPRTLANNYVFGSTLNVQGANDITLNGSGSFTATRKIYINGTGIFTLNGAISGTGTLTKYGTGTLALAGANTHTGGVSLAAGTLIAANSGVFGAGAISLGSGTLQTAGNALTLANTVSLGGNTIFAGSQNITFSGNATLTGSRTLTNNSTGTVTYNGAISGGAYYFYKKGTGTFAFGGTAANTFTGLTNIYDGGLLLGKTAGVNAVAGALRIGDGVGAVGSAWTQLNASNQIIDTSALTMYGDGELRLLSNNETIGSLTTYGGSITGSGTLGLGGNVTFTSSGTTPATIAANLALNAARTFSIADNPNVAIDMSVSGVISDGASSSAITKTGSGTIDLTGANTFSGGLNVNAGVLQAGANTALGTTAVNLGDTTGTATAGLLFDTSSGLAISNAITARTGSSGTLTLGGLNTSGVNIFAGAITLARSISLTAAAGGEVDLNGAISGAGGITKIGAGIVKLNSANTHSGATVINAGTLLLGASNALGAGAVTVTAGTLDLGSNHSATVGAITLTSGSLLGTGTSTLTSGAAMSVSSGTISLNLAGTGGLTKSTTGDVVVSGANIFTGTSSITAGSFTAGAANAFSASSAVTVSTGATLALQNFNNTIASLAGAGSVTLGSATLTTGGNNTSTTFTGVLSGSGGLTKTGTGVLALGATNTYSGTTTINGGTLRFAVNNAINANSAVTLASGSVLDLANFTGSFGSIAGAGNITQGSGALSFGGDNSSTTFSGALSGTGGITKDGTGTTTLTGASTTTGGTILSNGKIVLSGATGVLATTSITIRTGATLELNNTVAENGNRLADNAAITLNGGSLRLLSDSNGTLESAGLLTIASGASALEVVHNGNLLTNTRLTFTSLGSIASGANVNFTGTGGTLGDAFGPQIYITGQANGLLGSWATVGADPAEYSTFGIRAYGDYYEGIIGLNYNSTAKIVRLSASTLSAAFTLTNSAQTTDLGLNLTNIATVDLGSDSSRTLNLLGGSLIKSTATDTVINGSGVLTAGGSSSASLAISVNPGSSLTIASVIANNSGGTVGLIKSDSGALTLSGANTFTGNVTLNGGTTNISTEANLGAAGNDVTFGGGTLHLTGSFTSSSGKSFSIISSQSGSIDIDAAQTLTLSNTSGALQTGNAAATLIKTGAGTLIVQNANTAFTGTLQVNQGRAELRNAQSLAGSVALNGGTLALVANTSTSFGNTLNILSSSTVQVDRLSGTGAVTHSLGTVNLGASTWTISGANAASLTVGAVNLAGAGIFNPTTADLTTGAIGGSQNLTKSGAGVLTVNGVSTYTGATLVNTGTLRLGVADALPTTTDLTVSSGAGFDLAGFNATTNSLSGAGSVTLGGGTLNTGSNTSSFTGIISGSGGLTKTGNGTLTLTSQSTYTGATNINSGTLFLGGANLLPTSTNLTVAGGATLLLNGNNTAAASLSGAGIVVLGAGSFTTGSSSSTFSGTLSGLGGFIKTGAGTFTISGGSTYSGATSLNAGSVIVRNSAALGDVSGGIVLASGAELQLENDIALGKALTTSGTLRNNSGANIYSGNVTLGGNSTITADAGSIEISGDLALAGNTLTVSGSADSTILGVISGAGSITKSGAGTLIFGDDNTYSGVTSVSSGTLQIASASALGSTAAGTTVAGGATLLIDEAVGGLNVAAEALSLSGSGTLRSNAGQNTWNGNISLGANSSIQVDADTLTLAGNVTESGGSRTLIKTGAGTLLIDGLASQTGGTNITGGNLQLNSSDRLFQSGALVISSGATFDLDDNDQTIGALSGSGSIQIGVSATSSGGGTLTVGSGDADATFSGSIAGAGDLEKTGAGTQTLAAATTFTGTTTIHSGRLEVSANNALGATNAIEVNSGGTLLLSGSSATNRINNAVSITLDGGTLARTTGSEGSATSRSSTGVLTGSSTVGLGVLTLTANSTIDFGNGAFGTLSFAGLVTNGFTLNILNYSRNLSGASLDNANDRLIFDESQSSNLARFNFGSGFTATQNSLGNGYYEVTVAPVPEPSTWLGAMGISSMAVVRLIRQRRRLIRPVAAGLR, encoded by the coding sequence TTGGGAATTTCATATTGGACACAAAGTCGAGCCGCCACCCTCACATGGACGGGAGCTGCGGGTAACGGGAGTATTTTTTCCTCCGGAAACTGGAATCCGGCCCAAGTGCCGGTGACAGGTGATGCGCTGATTTTTTCCGGCACTAGCAGTCTCGCCGCAGACGCGGGGAGCACCGCGCTCACTGTCGCCACACTCAACTTCGACGCCACGGCAGGCGCGTTTGTGCTCAATGGCACGAATACACTCAAACTCACCGCTGCCGGCGGTATCACGACTAGCAGCAGGACGGCAGAAACGCTCAACCCAAACATCCTTCTGGGAATTGCGCAAACATGGACCTCGAATACGAGCGGTAATCTGGTCATCAACGGCAGCGTCGCCAATGGTGGCTACCTGCTCACGTTGGCAGGTGCGGGACTGACCACTATCAACGGCATCATCAGCGGCTCGGGCGGCCTGACGAAAAGCTCCACGGGTGTGGGAACATTGCAACTCAACGGAGCCAATACGTATGCCGGCAACACCAGCCTCGGCTCCGGCCTCACGCAGATCGGAAATAACTCGGCTCTCGGCACGGGCATCCTGACCTTTGCCAGTTCCACCACAAAAATCGAGGCGATAGGCGGACCCAGAACTCTGGCGAATAATTACGTCTTCGGATCGACCCTCAATGTTCAAGGCGCGAACGACATCACTCTGAATGGCAGCGGGAGCTTCACCGCCACTCGCAAGATTTACATCAATGGCACGGGCATCTTCACTCTAAACGGCGCGATTTCCGGGACAGGCACACTTACCAAATATGGCACTGGCACGCTCGCTCTGGCGGGTGCTAACACACATACCGGTGGCGTTTCACTGGCTGCCGGGACTTTGATCGCAGCCAACAGCGGCGTCTTTGGCGCTGGTGCCATCAGCCTGGGCTCGGGCACTTTGCAGACTGCAGGCAACGCGCTGACTCTGGCCAACACGGTTTCATTAGGCGGCAATACCATCTTCGCAGGCAGCCAGAATATTACCTTCAGCGGTAACGCCACACTCACCGGGAGCCGCACTCTGACGAATAATTCCACAGGAACGGTGACCTATAACGGCGCAATCAGCGGCGGCGCTTATTATTTTTATAAAAAGGGCACCGGCACCTTCGCTTTTGGCGGCACCGCCGCAAATACCTTCACCGGCCTCACGAACATCTATGATGGTGGCCTGCTCCTCGGAAAAACAGCGGGAGTCAACGCCGTCGCAGGCGCCCTGCGCATCGGCGATGGAGTGGGTGCCGTCGGCAGCGCCTGGACGCAACTCAACGCCAGCAACCAGATTATCGACACCTCGGCGCTGACCATGTATGGCGACGGCGAACTGCGTTTGCTGTCCAACAATGAAACCATTGGGTCATTGACTACCTACGGCGGTTCCATTACCGGCAGCGGCACTTTGGGCTTGGGCGGCAATGTCACTTTCACTTCATCTGGAACCACACCCGCCACCATCGCTGCCAATCTCGCGCTCAATGCCGCGCGGACTTTCAGCATTGCCGATAACCCGAACGTGGCCATCGACATGTCGGTCAGCGGCGTCATTTCCGACGGTGCGAGTTCCAGTGCGATCACCAAGACCGGTTCCGGCACCATCGATCTCACGGGTGCCAATACGTTCTCCGGCGGGTTGAACGTCAACGCTGGCGTCCTCCAGGCGGGAGCAAACACCGCGCTTGGCACGACCGCTGTCAATCTGGGCGACACCACAGGAACAGCCACGGCCGGCCTCCTTTTCGACACCAGTTCAGGCCTCGCCATTTCCAACGCCATCACAGCGCGCACCGGCAGTTCCGGCACACTCACTCTGGGCGGGCTCAATACCAGTGGAGTGAACATTTTCGCCGGTGCGATCACACTCGCCCGGAGCATTAGCCTCACCGCCGCCGCCGGGGGCGAAGTCGATCTCAATGGAGCCATTAGTGGCGCGGGCGGCATCACCAAAATCGGCGCGGGCATCGTCAAACTCAACTCTGCAAACACCCACAGCGGTGCGACCGTCATCAACGCCGGCACCCTGCTGCTCGGTGCCAGCAATGCCCTCGGCGCTGGAGCCGTCACCGTCACGGCGGGCACATTGGACTTAGGTTCTAATCACTCGGCCACCGTCGGGGCCATCACCCTCACCAGCGGCTCGCTCCTCGGCACCGGCACCTCGACCCTCACCAGTGGCGCAGCCATGAGCGTGAGCAGCGGCACCATTTCGCTCAACCTCGCCGGCACCGGAGGTCTCACTAAATCCACCACCGGCGATGTCGTCGTGAGCGGAGCCAACATTTTTACCGGCACCAGCAGCATCACGGCAGGCAGCTTCACAGCCGGAGCCGCGAACGCCTTCTCGGCCAGTTCCGCCGTCACCGTTTCCACGGGTGCCACACTTGCCCTGCAAAATTTCAACAACACCATCGCCTCCCTGGCTGGCGCGGGAAGCGTCACCCTCGGCAGCGCCACTCTTACTACAGGCGGCAACAACACTTCCACCACATTTACCGGCGTCCTCAGCGGCAGCGGCGGACTCACCAAAACCGGCACCGGCGTTTTGGCATTGGGCGCGACCAATACTTACAGTGGTACCACTACGATCAACGGCGGCACCCTTCGTTTCGCTGTTAACAACGCCATCAACGCCAACAGTGCCGTGACTCTCGCCAGCGGCTCCGTCCTCGACCTGGCCAATTTCACCGGCAGCTTCGGCTCCATCGCAGGAGCGGGAAATATCACCCAAGGCAGCGGTGCGCTCAGCTTCGGCGGCGACAACTCCAGCACCACATTTTCCGGTGCATTGAGTGGCACGGGCGGCATCACCAAAGACGGCACCGGCACCACCACATTGACCGGAGCCAGCACCACGACTGGCGGCACCATTCTTTCCAATGGAAAAATCGTCCTTTCTGGAGCGACCGGCGTCCTGGCCACCACCAGCATTACCATCCGCACCGGAGCCACATTGGAGTTGAATAACACTGTCGCTGAAAACGGCAACCGCCTTGCCGATAACGCCGCCATTACTCTCAATGGCGGCTCGCTGCGGCTGCTTTCCGACAGCAACGGCACGCTGGAAAGTGCCGGCTTGCTCACCATCGCCTCGGGTGCCAGCGCGCTCGAAGTCGTCCACAACGGCAACCTCCTCACCAACACCCGGCTGACATTCACCAGCCTCGGCAGCATCGCCAGCGGAGCCAATGTGAATTTCACGGGCACCGGCGGCACCTTGGGAGACGCCTTCGGACCGCAGATTTACATCACCGGCCAAGCCAATGGATTGCTCGGGAGCTGGGCCACAGTGGGAGCCGATCCGGCGGAATACAGCACCTTCGGCATTCGCGCTTACGGCGATTATTATGAAGGCATTATCGGGTTGAACTACAACAGCACGGCCAAGATTGTTCGTCTCTCCGCCAGTACACTGTCCGCCGCTTTCACGCTCACCAACAGCGCACAGACCACCGATCTCGGACTCAATCTGACCAACATCGCCACGGTCGATCTCGGGAGTGATTCTAGTCGCACGTTGAATCTCCTCGGCGGCTCGCTCATCAAAAGCACCGCCACAGACACCGTCATCAACGGCTCTGGAGTGCTCACCGCCGGTGGTTCCTCCTCTGCCAGCCTCGCCATTTCCGTCAATCCCGGCAGCAGCCTCACCATTGCCTCCGTCATTGCCAATAATTCCGGCGGCACTGTTGGCCTGATCAAATCCGACTCCGGCGCGCTCACCTTGTCGGGGGCCAACACATTCACCGGCAACGTCACCCTCAATGGTGGCACGACGAATATTTCCACCGAGGCAAACCTGGGTGCGGCCGGAAATGACGTCACCTTCGGCGGCGGCACGCTGCATCTCACGGGCAGCTTCACTTCATCCAGCGGCAAAAGTTTCAGCATCATTTCCAGCCAGTCGGGTTCCATTGATATCGACGCGGCCCAGACCCTCACCCTGTCGAACACCAGCGGGGCATTGCAGACTGGGAACGCCGCCGCCACGCTCATCAAAACCGGCGCGGGCACGCTCATCGTGCAAAATGCCAACACCGCTTTCACCGGCACATTGCAGGTTAACCAAGGCCGCGCCGAGTTGCGCAATGCCCAGTCGCTCGCAGGCAGTGTCGCCCTCAACGGCGGCACCCTCGCGCTCGTGGCCAACACCTCCACCAGTTTTGGAAATACCCTGAACATCCTCTCCAGCAGCACGGTGCAAGTGGACCGACTCTCCGGCACCGGAGCCGTGACGCATTCCCTGGGCACCGTCAATCTCGGCGCATCCACCTGGACCATTTCCGGAGCCAATGCCGCGTCGCTCACGGTCGGCGCGGTCAATCTCGCTGGAGCGGGAATTTTCAATCCCACCACAGCCGACCTCACTACTGGCGCGATCGGCGGGTCTCAAAATCTCACAAAATCGGGTGCGGGCGTGCTCACGGTCAACGGTGTTAGCACTTACACGGGAGCGACACTGGTGAACACCGGCACACTGCGCCTTGGCGTAGCCGATGCATTGCCGACAACAACCGATCTCACCGTGTCCAGCGGAGCCGGTTTCGATCTGGCCGGGTTCAATGCCACAACGAATTCGTTGTCGGGAGCAGGCAGCGTCACTCTCGGCGGCGGCACGCTCAACACGGGCAGCAACACCTCGAGTTTCACTGGAATCATCAGCGGCTCCGGTGGCCTTACCAAAACCGGCAATGGCACGCTCACTCTCACCAGCCAAAGCACCTACACCGGCGCGACGAACATCAACTCCGGCACCTTGTTCCTCGGCGGAGCGAACCTTCTTCCCACCAGCACAAATCTCACCGTTGCGGGCGGAGCGACACTCCTCTTGAACGGAAACAACACCGCCGCCGCGTCTCTTTCTGGCGCGGGAATCGTCGTGCTCGGTGCTGGCAGCTTCACCACCGGCAGCAGTTCATCCACCTTCAGCGGGACTTTAAGCGGACTCGGCGGCTTCATCAAAACCGGCGCGGGCACGTTCACAATCAGCGGCGGGAGCACCTACTCGGGGGCGACCAGTCTCAACGCTGGCAGCGTGATCGTTCGCAACTCCGCGGCGCTCGGGGACGTTAGCGGCGGCATCGTTCTCGCCAGTGGAGCCGAACTTCAGTTGGAAAACGACATCGCGCTCGGAAAGGCGCTCACCACCAGCGGCACATTGCGCAACAACTCCGGTGCCAACATTTACAGCGGCAACGTGACTCTGGGCGGAAACAGCACCATCACCGCCGACGCGGGTTCCATCGAAATCAGCGGCGATCTCGCCTTGGCCGGAAACACACTCACTGTTTCTGGTTCCGCCGATAGCACGATTTTGGGCGTAATCAGCGGCGCAGGCTCAATCACCAAATCCGGCGCGGGCACGCTGATTTTCGGCGATGACAATACTTACAGCGGAGTCACATCGGTATCGTCTGGCACGCTGCAAATCGCTTCCGCCAGCGCCCTCGGCTCCACTGCTGCTGGCACGACGGTCGCGGGAGGCGCGACGCTCCTCATCGACGAAGCCGTCGGCGGCTTGAACGTCGCAGCCGAGGCTCTCAGCTTGAGCGGCAGTGGAACGCTGCGCAGCAACGCGGGACAAAACACGTGGAACGGAAACATTTCATTGGGCGCCAACAGCAGCATCCAAGTCGATGCCGACACCCTCACGCTGGCCGGAAACGTGACGGAATCGGGCGGCTCCCGCACCCTCATCAAAACCGGCGCAGGCACGCTCCTGATCGACGGACTCGCCAGTCAAACTGGCGGCACCAACATCACAGGCGGCAACCTCCAGTTGAATTCCTCGGATCGTCTTTTCCAGTCGGGAGCCCTCGTCATTTCCAGCGGAGCCACGTTCGACCTCGACGACAACGACCAAACCATCGGCGCTCTTTCCGGGTCGGGTTCCATTCAAATCGGGGTGAGCGCCACCAGCTCCGGCGGCGGCACTTTGACCGTGGGGAGTGGTGACGCCGACGCCACTTTCTCCGGCAGTATCGCCGGTGCAGGCGATCTCGAAAAGACCGGTGCTGGCACGCAGACGCTCGCGGCGGCAACCACTTTTACCGGCACCACCACGATCCATTCTGGCAGGCTGGAAGTTTCCGCCAACAACGCGCTCGGCGCTACGAATGCGATCGAAGTCAACTCTGGCGGCACCCTACTCCTGAGCGGTTCCAGCGCCACGAATCGCATCAACAACGCAGTCAGCATCACCCTCGACGGCGGCACTTTGGCACGGACCACGGGCAGCGAGGGCAGCGCCACCAGCCGCAGCAGCACCGGCGTTCTCACCGGGAGCAGCACCGTGGGTTTGGGTGTTCTCACGCTCACCGCCAACTCGACGATTGACTTTGGAAATGGGGCCTTTGGCACTCTGAGCTTCGCCGGTTTGGTGACGAACGGGTTTACGCTGAACATCCTCAACTACAGCCGCAACCTGAGCGGAGCCTCGCTCGACAATGCAAACGACCGCCTCATTTTCGACGAGTCGCAAAGCAGCAATCTCGCCAGGTTCAACTTCGGGAGTGGTTTCACCGCCACCCAAAACAGCCTCGGCAACGGCTACTACGAAGTCACGGTCGCGCCTGTGCCCGAGCCCTCGACCTGGCTGGGGGCAATGGGCATTTCTTCCATGGCGGTTGTGAGATTAATCAGGCAGCGGCGGCGATTGATACGTCCAGTCGCAGCTGGGTTGCGATAA
- a CDS encoding DUF3185 domain-containing protein encodes MKTPTIIGIILIIIGIVSLSIGGFSVTKREKVLDLGPLQASVDKKENYPLPPLLGYAALAGGIVLVAVGATGRKA; translated from the coding sequence ATGAAAACTCCCACTATTATCGGCATCATCCTTATCATCATCGGCATCGTCTCCCTGAGCATCGGTGGCTTCAGTGTCACCAAGCGCGAGAAAGTGCTCGATCTCGGTCCGCTCCAGGCTTCCGTGGATAAAAAAGAAAACTATCCGTTGCCGCCTTTGCTCGGTTACGCAGCACTTGCGGGTGGCATTGTGCTCGTAGCCGTGGGCGCAACGGGCCGCAAGGCTTGA